Proteins co-encoded in one Terriglobia bacterium genomic window:
- a CDS encoding glycosyltransferase: protein MKRRILHCIETGGPGGAETVMADIAANLDPGRFESIAVVPYDGWLKQILDRRGVRSVVMSSSPGFDIAMIWRLASLCRQEKIDLIHSHLPDENFYCCFAGLASRRKVISTYHGFLSMRTARERIKVRAVARLATAVVAVSKYLAESLEGAGFPKRKLSWIHNGIDVERFRSANRGYLHKELSLPAESRLVGMIANQRTAKSYDTFVRAAARVGEQYPVAHFVSVGATEPSINQHILELVNQFGIADRFHALGFRSDIPEILGSLSAFVLSSASEGFSIATIEAMASGRPVVVTRCGGPEELVKDEETGLLVPPNDPAAMGDAIGRILAADNLAERLGRNAATETRSRFSIAAMVESYERLYEQCIGGGPL, encoded by the coding sequence ATGAAGCGACGGATCCTGCACTGTATCGAAACCGGAGGACCCGGCGGGGCGGAAACCGTCATGGCCGACATTGCCGCGAATCTCGATCCAGGGCGGTTCGAATCCATCGCGGTTGTGCCCTATGACGGATGGCTTAAGCAAATCCTGGACCGGCGTGGGGTTCGCTCGGTCGTTATGAGTTCGTCGCCTGGATTTGATATAGCAATGATTTGGCGTCTGGCCAGCTTATGCCGGCAGGAGAAAATCGATCTCATCCATTCTCATCTACCTGACGAGAATTTTTACTGCTGCTTTGCCGGATTGGCTTCGCGCCGAAAAGTCATCTCCACCTATCACGGATTTCTTTCCATGCGGACGGCCCGTGAGCGCATCAAGGTCAGGGCTGTGGCACGGCTTGCGACTGCGGTTGTGGCTGTTTCGAAGTATCTGGCCGAATCACTCGAAGGAGCAGGGTTTCCAAAAAGAAAGCTCTCCTGGATTCATAATGGTATCGACGTCGAGCGGTTTCGTTCCGCTAATCGGGGTTACTTGCATAAAGAGCTCTCACTGCCCGCCGAATCGAGGCTGGTAGGAATGATTGCAAACCAACGAACCGCCAAATCCTACGATACGTTCGTTCGCGCCGCAGCGCGGGTCGGCGAGCAATATCCTGTCGCTCATTTCGTCTCGGTCGGAGCGACAGAGCCATCGATCAACCAGCACATCTTGGAATTGGTGAATCAGTTCGGCATCGCGGATCGATTTCATGCTTTAGGGTTCCGAAGCGACATTCCTGAAATACTCGGGTCCCTTTCCGCTTTTGTGCTCTCATCAGCGAGCGAAGGGTTTTCGATTGCGACCATCGAGGCGATGGCATCCGGCAGGCCGGTAGTCGTCACACGGTGCGGCGGCCCCGAAGAACTCGTAAAAGACGAAGAAACAGGATTATTAGTCCCTCCGAACGATCCCGCGGCGATGGGCGACGCCATTGGGAGAATTCTCGCGGCAGACAATTTGGCCGAGAGGCTCGGGCGCAACGCTGCTACAGAGACGCGTTCACGCTTTTCTATCGCAGCGATGGTCGAAAGTTATGAGCGGCTCTATGAGCAGTGCATCGGCGGAGGGCCATTATGA
- a CDS encoding glycosyltransferase produces the protein MIWLFWICAAFLGYTFIVYPLLVWVASAIRALPARRATIVPRVTLILSVYNEREIIAGKLKNTLALTYPRDKFQVIVCSDASTDGTDDIVASYGGAGIELIRVTERRGKNHALMVAKEASMGEILVFTDAGIQLACDAIETIVANFADSTVGVVSSEDQIIGRGVGTGEGAYIDFEMKLRRRESLLNSVVGASGSFFAARAEVCRKWHPDQTSDFFVPLHAVEMGLRVVVDPLSIGYYDTARSGKAEFQRKVRTIVNGLTVFFTHTALLNPLRYPIFSWQMVSHKLFRWLLPVGFLLLLLSNLFLWNAGWFYRFSLLGQLLVYVTGATGLLIRSLAGFWPARIASFFILGNVATLMAWVRFLRGEKFERWEPTRRNEHTSTAGVR, from the coding sequence ATGATATGGCTCTTCTGGATTTGCGCTGCTTTCCTCGGCTACACCTTCATCGTCTATCCATTATTGGTGTGGGTCGCTTCCGCAATTCGTGCTTTGCCAGCTCGTCGAGCCACGATCGTCCCCCGAGTGACACTCATTTTGAGCGTCTACAACGAACGAGAGATAATCGCCGGAAAACTTAAGAACACACTTGCGCTCACCTATCCAAGGGACAAGTTCCAAGTAATTGTTTGCTCGGATGCTTCGACGGATGGCACCGACGATATCGTCGCTTCTTACGGGGGGGCTGGTATCGAACTCATTCGTGTGACGGAGCGCCGAGGCAAGAACCACGCACTCATGGTAGCGAAAGAGGCTAGCATGGGCGAAATATTGGTATTCACCGATGCGGGGATTCAACTGGCCTGCGATGCAATCGAGACCATCGTCGCGAACTTCGCGGACTCTACGGTGGGCGTCGTGAGTAGTGAGGACCAGATCATTGGACGAGGTGTTGGAACCGGCGAGGGAGCTTACATCGATTTTGAGATGAAGCTACGCCGTCGCGAGTCACTACTGAACTCTGTCGTTGGCGCCAGCGGGTCCTTTTTCGCTGCGAGGGCGGAGGTGTGCCGCAAGTGGCATCCCGATCAAACCAGTGACTTCTTCGTACCCTTGCATGCGGTCGAAATGGGCTTAAGAGTGGTGGTCGATCCACTCTCAATCGGCTATTACGACACCGCGCGGTCTGGAAAAGCGGAGTTTCAGCGTAAGGTCCGGACCATTGTTAATGGGCTGACAGTGTTCTTTACTCATACTGCGCTGTTGAATCCGCTGCGATATCCAATCTTTTCCTGGCAGATGGTGAGTCATAAGCTTTTCCGCTGGCTATTACCGGTGGGATTTCTTTTACTGCTTCTGTCGAATCTCTTCCTTTGGAATGCTGGGTGGTTCTATCGGTTTTCGCTTCTTGGACAGCTGCTGGTGTACGTCACCGGTGCTACGGGCCTGCTAATAAGAAGCTTGGCCGGGTTTTGGCCGGCGCGAATCGCCAGCTTTTTCATCTTAGGTAACGTGGCCACGCTAATGGCGTGGGTTCGATTCCTACGAGGAGAGAAGTTTGAACGTTGGGAGCCAACCCGGCGCAATGAACACACGAGCACAGCAGGCGTGCGATAG
- a CDS encoding glycosyltransferase family 4 protein — translation MRISVCHLASGDLWAGAEIQVSILLKALAQRPNLAVSAILLNEGRLAVELRQCGIGVEIIPESSNSFRNIVSRSAVYLSGRGVQILHSHRYKENLLAVALHFRCGIPYLVRTEHGWTEPTFGVRKLKHGAVRVLDRLAAKRYTDLIISPSEDLRKKIVGFAQSKKIVTVLNAIDTSRTTTELTVAAAKRQLGIAETVPVVGCAGRLERVKRLDRFLSAAVHIKDKVPEAQFVIAGNGSQRRELEELARSLGISRSVLFCGHRDDILDVLQAFDLFVMTSDHEGLPMALLQAMCLQKPVVCTAVGGIPEVVESGRNGILVDANDQERFVAACLSMLGDRELASALGRAARNEVVSRFDVSSHAESVARLYEGLCHGK, via the coding sequence ATGCGGATCTCGGTTTGTCATCTCGCATCGGGCGATCTCTGGGCTGGTGCTGAGATCCAGGTCTCCATCCTTCTGAAGGCGCTCGCGCAAAGACCCAATTTGGCGGTCTCCGCCATTCTCCTGAACGAAGGTCGATTGGCGGTGGAACTCCGACAGTGTGGAATCGGCGTCGAGATCATCCCGGAATCCAGCAATTCGTTTCGCAATATCGTCTCTCGATCGGCTGTATACCTAAGTGGACGCGGCGTTCAGATCCTGCATTCGCATCGGTATAAGGAGAACCTGCTCGCCGTAGCCTTGCATTTCCGTTGTGGAATTCCATACCTGGTCAGGACCGAGCACGGGTGGACAGAACCAACCTTCGGAGTCAGGAAACTAAAGCACGGCGCCGTGCGTGTTCTCGACAGGTTGGCAGCGAAACGATACACGGATCTGATAATCAGCCCCAGCGAAGATCTACGGAAGAAGATCGTGGGATTCGCCCAGTCCAAGAAAATAGTTACGGTGCTTAACGCAATCGATACCAGTCGGACGACTACGGAACTTACGGTGGCAGCAGCAAAACGGCAACTGGGAATCGCGGAAACGGTTCCGGTAGTAGGGTGTGCGGGAAGACTCGAACGGGTAAAGCGCCTAGATCGGTTTCTCTCTGCGGCTGTGCACATCAAGGACAAAGTGCCGGAAGCACAATTCGTCATCGCCGGCAATGGCAGCCAGCGTCGTGAGTTGGAGGAACTTGCGCGATCCCTTGGAATCTCGCGGTCAGTGCTCTTTTGCGGTCATCGAGATGACATCCTTGACGTTCTACAGGCGTTTGATCTCTTTGTGATGACTTCGGATCATGAAGGCCTGCCGATGGCGCTCCTGCAGGCCATGTGCCTGCAGAAACCTGTCGTGTGTACAGCCGTCGGAGGCATTCCGGAAGTCGTCGAAAGCGGCAGGAACGGCATACTGGTCGACGCGAATGACCAGGAAAGATTCGTCGCAGCTTGCCTATCGATGTTGGGTGATCGAGAGTTGGCCTCTGCACTGGGGCGGGCCGCTCGGAACGAGGTAGTCTCAAGATTCGATGTGTCGTCGCATGCTGAGTCTGTTGCGCGGCTCTACGAAGGCCTATGTCACGGCAAATGA
- a CDS encoding glycosyltransferase family 4 protein, with protein MKILWLSHFVPYPPKGGNLQRSYNLLRELSREHEVTLVAFNMENHPPDRLAAYKEQLRKFCREVAFWQLPVRWRGLRWWLQMAASPLRAMPHACSSFWSKETQGQWQAILQRNWSVVHFDSPDLAHFVASSAHFPRVLNHHNCESRMMYRRAELEPSAVKRLFLKDQAQKLRALESTLCGQCDINLTVSESDAEQLRKHSPDGLFHIVENGTDCSYFSPQEELESSNSIVFAGSLNWYPNQTALRFFGEQVWPILKKRHPGIRLYVAGMSPARWIFDWAAKDGSTEVIASPEDIRPWIHRAAVFVCPIQDGGGTKLKILDALAMGKAVVSTTFATEGLRVVPGEHLLVADSAADFAEATAQLLSDSSIRKKIGCAGRQFVEAEYSWTSIGRELTDAYKKAIRNFENDHSKSQVMG; from the coding sequence ATGAAAATACTCTGGCTGTCCCATTTCGTACCGTACCCGCCTAAAGGAGGGAATCTCCAGAGGAGCTACAACCTTCTGCGAGAACTCTCAAGAGAACATGAGGTGACCCTTGTCGCGTTCAATATGGAAAACCATCCACCAGATCGCCTGGCCGCTTACAAGGAGCAACTGCGGAAGTTTTGCCGTGAGGTGGCTTTCTGGCAATTGCCGGTACGTTGGCGCGGTCTGCGGTGGTGGCTTCAAATGGCTGCATCACCACTGAGAGCAATGCCACACGCATGTTCCTCGTTTTGGTCGAAGGAAACTCAGGGTCAGTGGCAAGCCATTTTGCAGCGAAACTGGTCGGTGGTTCATTTCGATTCGCCCGACTTGGCACACTTCGTTGCCTCGTCGGCCCATTTTCCCAGAGTTCTCAATCATCACAACTGCGAATCGCGAATGATGTACCGTCGCGCGGAACTCGAGCCCTCTGCTGTGAAGCGGCTTTTTTTGAAAGATCAGGCTCAGAAACTCCGGGCACTGGAGTCAACGCTGTGTGGCCAATGCGATATCAATCTGACCGTGTCCGAAAGCGATGCAGAGCAATTGCGGAAGCACAGCCCCGACGGCCTTTTCCACATTGTGGAGAATGGTACTGACTGCTCCTATTTCTCGCCGCAGGAAGAGTTAGAGTCATCAAACTCCATAGTCTTTGCGGGTTCTCTGAATTGGTATCCGAATCAAACCGCTCTGCGGTTCTTCGGCGAGCAGGTCTGGCCCATCCTCAAGAAACGCCATCCTGGCATTCGGTTGTACGTAGCCGGAATGTCACCGGCGCGCTGGATATTCGATTGGGCGGCGAAAGATGGAAGTACAGAAGTAATCGCCAGCCCAGAGGACATACGGCCTTGGATACACCGTGCCGCCGTGTTTGTCTGTCCAATACAGGACGGTGGGGGCACAAAGCTCAAGATCCTCGATGCCTTGGCGATGGGCAAAGCTGTAGTCAGCACCACGTTTGCTACAGAAGGCCTGCGGGTCGTTCCGGGAGAGCACCTACTGGTGGCGGATAGCGCGGCCGACTTCGCAGAAGCCACCGCTCAGTTGCTTTCCGACAGTTCGATACGGAAAAAGATTGGTTGCGCTGGTCGTCAGTTCGTGGAAGCAGAGTATTCCTGGACCAGTATCGGGAGAGAGTTGACGGACGCGTACAAGAAGGCGATCAGAAACTTTGAAAATGACCATTCGAAGAGCCAAGTTATGGGATGA
- a CDS encoding FemAB family PEP-CTERM system-associated protein, protein MSTRFAPEATRVTVSECSNALAWGNYVKSNSSATIYHQYGWKAVIEKSFGHRGYYLACERDGAVTGVLPLVEMKSWLFGKFLISVPYFNYGGVLADDELSREALIQRASALAQELGSRHIELRQGTQIPLNLAEVSAKVAMVVPLPSDKAQYSKMLSSRLRNKIRHAEKHGLECRWGGRELLDDFYSVFAVNMRDLGTPVYPKIWFENVLESMGDQAQILSIWDGKTPVAATVMFRFRDTVELPWIASTPEARKHYSTALLYWTAITWAIEQGFRKVDLGRCTKDGGTYQFKQQWACEEIPLHWYYWLAPGVPVPRIRPDNPKYRLAINVWKKLPLSVANTFGPKIVRFIP, encoded by the coding sequence TTGAGTACTCGTTTTGCACCTGAAGCGACGAGGGTTACGGTCAGCGAGTGTTCGAACGCTCTCGCATGGGGCAACTACGTCAAGAGTAACTCGTCGGCCACGATCTACCACCAATACGGGTGGAAGGCTGTGATAGAGAAGTCTTTTGGTCATCGAGGCTACTATCTGGCCTGTGAAAGAGACGGGGCCGTCACAGGCGTGCTCCCGCTGGTTGAAATGAAAAGCTGGTTGTTCGGGAAGTTCCTCATCTCGGTTCCCTATTTCAATTACGGTGGGGTTCTCGCGGATGACGAGTTATCTCGTGAAGCGCTGATCCAAAGAGCCTCTGCGTTGGCACAGGAACTGGGATCCCGCCATATTGAACTTCGTCAGGGAACGCAGATACCTCTAAACCTAGCGGAGGTTTCAGCTAAAGTAGCGATGGTCGTCCCTCTTCCGTCGGATAAGGCGCAGTATTCCAAAATGCTGAGTTCACGCCTTCGTAACAAGATTCGTCATGCCGAAAAACACGGACTGGAGTGCCGTTGGGGCGGGCGCGAACTCCTCGATGACTTTTACTCGGTATTCGCAGTTAATATGCGAGACCTCGGAACTCCCGTGTATCCGAAAATTTGGTTCGAAAACGTCCTCGAAAGCATGGGGGACCAAGCGCAAATCCTTTCCATATGGGACGGCAAGACACCGGTCGCCGCCACCGTGATGTTCCGGTTTCGTGACACCGTGGAATTGCCATGGATCGCCTCTACTCCGGAGGCGCGAAAGCACTATTCGACCGCATTGCTCTACTGGACAGCGATTACTTGGGCAATCGAGCAGGGTTTCCGAAAGGTAGACCTGGGTCGCTGTACCAAGGACGGCGGAACGTATCAATTCAAGCAGCAGTGGGCTTGCGAAGAAATACCATTACACTGGTATTATTGGCTTGCCCCAGGCGTTCCCGTTCCACGCATTCGACCTGACAATCCGAAGTATCGACTTGCAATTAATGTCTGGAAGAAGCTACCTCTCTCAGTTGCCAATACGTTCGGGCCGAAAATCGTTAGATTCATCCCATAA
- a CDS encoding glycosyltransferase family 4 protein, which produces MMSTEQLQDVEELKQGSGVAPNRVLFICYDFPPRRTSAVYRHVGIMKYLPMLGWKPTILTILPEATDVQDEGLLEGLDPRIEIVRTSRNDITRWEGKAEQTIKSSGGLSPAKSDGDESLLNRMIRRVGAFIRSLVYFPDDTVGWTLPGLREAIKLHRKNTFDIVYTSSPPRSAPLIGLGLKLLFGIPWVAEFRDPWYPPKRPLRRRFERMLQKFVLRKADAIVLISDGLAAELQSSFGIPAAKLNVVPNGYDESEFTPDAGPVAIFDSTKFNISHFGTVYKGLCGKFFHALKEVVEENPVCRQQVRINIIGFPDDPELAEWSQSPELGEMIKFHAFMPQKDALKAMQASDCLLLFLGSNAMSRLSGLGKIYWYLRVGRPILAIAPEGGTKDLIEKAHAGWVAAPEDTEFMKRALREVISAGHQPVPTQPIDPEFVEQFRYDRLSVKISDLLKMVFRVSDVNCSR; this is translated from the coding sequence ATGATGAGTACCGAGCAACTACAGGACGTCGAAGAATTGAAGCAGGGTTCTGGGGTGGCGCCGAACAGGGTTTTGTTCATCTGCTATGATTTTCCGCCGAGAAGGACGAGTGCGGTCTACCGGCACGTCGGCATAATGAAATATCTGCCGATGCTCGGCTGGAAACCGACCATCCTGACAATTCTGCCCGAGGCGACCGATGTTCAAGACGAAGGGCTGCTGGAAGGTCTCGATCCCCGAATAGAAATTGTCCGCACCTCTCGCAACGACATTACCCGTTGGGAGGGCAAAGCCGAGCAAACGATTAAGTCGAGCGGTGGACTCTCCCCGGCGAAATCAGACGGCGACGAGTCTCTTCTCAATCGCATGATTCGCCGAGTAGGAGCATTTATCCGCTCCCTCGTTTATTTCCCGGACGATACCGTGGGCTGGACACTTCCAGGCCTGCGCGAAGCGATCAAACTCCACCGCAAGAACACTTTCGATATCGTGTATACCAGCAGCCCGCCACGCTCGGCACCGCTCATTGGGCTCGGTCTGAAACTCCTATTCGGTATTCCGTGGGTGGCCGAATTCCGCGATCCCTGGTATCCGCCAAAACGCCCTCTTCGCCGGCGTTTTGAGCGAATGCTCCAAAAGTTCGTTCTCCGCAAAGCCGACGCCATCGTCCTGATTTCAGACGGACTCGCGGCCGAACTTCAAAGTTCCTTCGGTATCCCCGCGGCCAAACTAAATGTCGTGCCGAACGGTTATGACGAGAGTGAATTCACGCCAGATGCGGGGCCGGTGGCGATCTTTGACAGCACAAAATTCAACATCTCGCATTTCGGAACAGTTTACAAAGGCCTCTGCGGCAAGTTTTTCCATGCCCTCAAGGAAGTAGTTGAGGAAAACCCGGTCTGTCGTCAGCAGGTTCGCATCAACATTATTGGCTTTCCCGACGACCCAGAATTGGCGGAATGGAGCCAGTCCCCCGAATTGGGAGAAATGATCAAGTTCCATGCGTTTATGCCGCAGAAAGATGCGCTCAAGGCAATGCAGGCCAGCGACTGTCTTCTTCTGTTTCTCGGCAGCAACGCCATGAGTCGATTGTCTGGACTCGGGAAAATCTATTGGTACCTGAGGGTCGGGCGCCCCATCCTCGCCATCGCGCCGGAAGGCGGCACCAAGGACCTCATCGAGAAAGCCCACGCAGGTTGGGTGGCCGCTCCCGAAGACACCGAATTCATGAAGCGCGCCCTTCGTGAGGTAATTTCGGCAGGACACCAACCAGTGCCTACTCAACCTATTGATCCCGAATTCGTGGAGCAGTTCCGGTATGATCGGCTGAGCGTAAAGATATCAGATCTACTCAAAATGGTGTTTCGTGTCAGCGATGTGAATTGTAGTAGGTAG
- a CDS encoding FkbM family methyltransferase gives MSLMRWIFDHILPEQFQRPVARAYYRRQFQGQTSEADALACRSYFKPGDLVIDVGANVGDYTRVFSENGAIVHALEPIPETFDYLVSNVSGSRLKNVIFYNIAASSENGMAKMTIPKWHGGGKNIYEARLCEDGDIPVCKCRLDDVFSNLNPTFIKCDVEGHELEVIRGAVQLIERCHPKWLIEVSGEETVQLMKQLGYSTKPATGSNVFFV, from the coding sequence ATGTCCTTAATGCGCTGGATATTTGATCATATCTTGCCTGAACAATTCCAACGTCCAGTTGCCCGGGCATACTACAGAAGACAATTTCAAGGACAGACCTCTGAGGCGGATGCCTTGGCGTGCAGAAGTTACTTTAAGCCTGGAGACTTAGTCATTGATGTCGGAGCTAATGTTGGCGACTACACCAGGGTCTTCTCTGAAAATGGAGCGATCGTACACGCGCTAGAGCCGATCCCAGAAACTTTTGATTACCTTGTCTCAAACGTTTCTGGAAGCCGTTTAAAGAATGTGATCTTCTACAATATCGCGGCATCTTCCGAGAATGGAATGGCTAAAATGACCATTCCTAAATGGCATGGCGGTGGTAAGAATATATACGAGGCGCGCCTATGTGAGGATGGAGATATTCCCGTTTGTAAATGCCGTCTTGACGATGTTTTCTCGAATCTGAATCCAACTTTCATCAAGTGCGACGTGGAAGGACATGAGCTAGAGGTTATCAGGGGTGCTGTGCAGTTGATCGAGCGTTGTCATCCAAAATGGCTAATAGAGGTGTCCGGTGAAGAAACGGTACAACTAATGAAGCAACTCGGATACAGCACGAAACCTGCGACAGGATCTAACGTGTTCTTCGTTTAA
- a CDS encoding glycosyltransferase family 4 protein, with translation MTKDPQRSLLCVANVKSDRGYAWNLIGGFYANIANHLAMHGIRTLVSYPSIPSPPKMLAGSAARPVLLDGSLQSSDSVNAMIDLIRRENIRAIYFTDREAMDPTYWRLRRAGIKYIVNHDHSSGERTKPRFLKKATKYALARIPPLVPDVIIAVSDYVARRQTEVSMIPAERVVRIWNGLPLPALEETTNIRGELGISEDTPVIVCACRATPEKGVQHLFRAFSSTLRELDPHISPVLIYAGDGPMLHELKALRDHLPAKRNILILGYRNDVQELIRAGDLCVVPSLWQEAFGMSVLEPMAFAKPVVATKVGGIPELVEDGVTGCLVSPGDESTLSKAILELLTNPTKATNMGVAARERVAKQFAPERQISQLISVIERGFGFDCFGSRECP, from the coding sequence ATGACCAAAGATCCTCAACGTTCCTTGTTATGCGTTGCCAATGTGAAGTCTGACCGCGGCTACGCATGGAATCTTATCGGGGGCTTTTACGCCAATATCGCCAACCACCTAGCCATGCACGGAATTCGAACGCTCGTTTCCTATCCGTCGATTCCATCTCCACCCAAAATGCTTGCCGGGAGCGCAGCCCGACCCGTTCTGCTGGACGGATCACTGCAATCCAGCGATTCCGTCAATGCGATGATCGACCTGATCAGGCGTGAGAATATCAGAGCAATTTACTTCACCGACCGTGAAGCGATGGATCCGACTTATTGGAGGTTACGCAGGGCCGGAATTAAATACATCGTCAACCACGATCACTCATCGGGAGAGCGAACGAAGCCCAGATTTCTGAAAAAGGCTACAAAATACGCCCTCGCCCGAATACCTCCCCTCGTTCCGGACGTTATCATTGCCGTCAGCGATTACGTCGCGCGGCGCCAAACTGAGGTCTCCATGATCCCCGCGGAAAGAGTAGTTCGCATTTGGAACGGGTTGCCACTGCCGGCGTTAGAGGAAACCACCAACATCCGGGGCGAACTCGGCATTAGCGAGGATACGCCCGTTATTGTATGTGCATGTCGGGCTACTCCGGAAAAGGGAGTACAACACTTATTCCGCGCATTTTCGTCAACTCTCCGGGAGTTAGATCCACATATATCACCCGTCCTGATCTACGCGGGCGACGGTCCCATGCTTCATGAGCTCAAGGCACTGCGGGACCATCTTCCTGCGAAACGAAACATTCTAATTCTTGGGTACCGAAATGATGTGCAGGAATTGATACGCGCAGGCGATCTCTGCGTTGTGCCTTCACTGTGGCAGGAGGCATTTGGGATGTCTGTCCTTGAGCCTATGGCATTCGCAAAACCGGTAGTCGCAACTAAAGTCGGCGGAATTCCGGAACTGGTTGAGGATGGCGTTACAGGTTGTCTCGTTTCCCCGGGCGATGAAAGTACACTGTCGAAGGCTATCTTGGAGTTACTGACTAATCCGACTAAAGCCACCAACATGGGGGTGGCAGCTCGGGAACGGGTCGCGAAACAGTTCGCACCGGAGAGGCAGATCTCTCAGCTAATTTCGGTTATCGAGCGCGGTTTCGGCTTCGATTGCTTTGGGAGTCGTGAATGTCCTTAA